A region from the Lolium perenne isolate Kyuss_39 chromosome 4, Kyuss_2.0, whole genome shotgun sequence genome encodes:
- the LOC139839260 gene encoding uncharacterized protein, producing MADDAAGEKAKATELEKKMAEEKDLRTPPRAQLTDDGSGSGGEVRVVERIIRQSSVVSAPPLMLTRTNYSDWALVMRVKLQGQGRWEVVEHGVGDYHDDREALGTILGAVPPEMLRSLAVKDTAKEAWDALKTLRLGSERVREARAQTRRSEFENLRFKDGEKVEQFAMRLTGIMHELEVLGDGVGEHKAVLKFLRCVPKRFKQLAYSIQQLLDLKKLTVEELTGRFLAVEEELDLEEEEGGQHGGTHLLLTEEQWMERMKNKKKNNGRDKKKLRCFNCQELGHFAWECPEKKKDNEEKALLGFVEDEPALL from the coding sequence ATGGCGGACGATGCTGCCGGTGAGAAGGCCAAGGCGacggagctggagaagaagatGGCGGAAGAGAAGGACCTGCGCACTCCACCAAGGGCGCAGCTCACCGACGACGGCAGCGGTAGCGGTGGCGAGGTCCGCGTCGTCGAGCGCATCATCCGGCAGAGCTCCGTGGTGTCGGCGCCGCCTCTCATGCTCACCCGCACGAACTACTCCGACTGGGCGCTCGTCATGCGAGTGAAGCTACAGGGACAAGGCCGGTGGGAGGTGGTCGAGCACGGCGTCGGCGACTACCACGACGACCGTGAGGCTTTGGGCACCATCCTCGGCGCTGTGCCGCCGGAGATGTTGCGCTCGCTGGCCGTGAAGGACACTGCCAAGGAGGCTTGGGACGCCCTCAAAACTTTGAGGTTGGGGTCCGAGCGTGTCCGCGAAGCAAGGGCGCAGACTCGCCGCTCCGAGTTCGAGAACCTCCGGTTCAAGGACGGCGAGAAGGTGGAGCAGTTCGCGATGCGGCTCACGGGCATCATGCACGAGCTGGAGGTCCTCGGAGATGGCGTCGGGGAGCACAAGGCCGTGTTGAAGTTCCTTCGTTGTGTGCCGAAGCGGTTCAAGCAGCTCGCATACTCCATTCAACAGCTTCTCGACCTCAAGAAACTGACGGTTGAGGAGCTGACAGGTCGCTTCTTGGCTGTGGAGGAGGAGCTCGatttggaggaggaggaaggtggGCAGCATGGTGGCACTCATCTGCTCCTCACCGAAGAGCAATGGATGGAGCGcatgaagaacaagaagaagaacaatggcagGGACAAGAAGAAGTTGCGATGCTTCAATTGCCAAGAACTTGGGCACTTTGCCTGGGAGTGTCCAGAGAAGAAAAAGGACAATGAAGAGAAGGCGCTTCTTGGCTTCGTCGAGGATGAGCCAGCCCTTCTTTGA
- the LOC139839261 gene encoding uncharacterized protein codes for MAEEKDLRTPPRAQLTDGGSGSGGEVRVVERIIRQSSVVSAPPLMLTRTNYSDWALVMRVKLQGQGWWEVVEHGVGDYHDDREALGTILGAVPPEMLRSLAVKDTAKEAWDALKTLRLGSERVREARAPTRRSEFENLRFKDSEKVEQFAMRLTGIMHELEVLGDGVGEHKAVLKFLRCVPKRFKQLTYSIQQLLDLKKLTVEELTGRFLAVEEELDLEEEEGGQHGGTHLLLTGEQWMERMKNKKKNNGRDKKKLRCFNCQELGHFVM; via the coding sequence ATGGCGGAAGAGAAGGACCTGCGCACTCCACCAAGGGCGCAGCTCACCGACGGCGGCAGCGGTAGCGGTGGCGAGGTCCGCGTCGTCGAGCGCATCATCCGGCAGAGCTCCGTGGTGTCGGCGCCGCCTCTCATGCTCACCCGCACGAACTACTCCGACTGGGCGCTCGTCATGCGAGTGAAGCTACAGGGACAAGGCTGGTGGGAGGTGGTCGAGCACGGCGTCGGCGACTACCACGACGACCGTGAGGCTTTGGGCACCATCCTCGGCGCTGTGCCGCCGGAGATGTTGCGCTCGCTGGCCGTGAAGGACACTGCCAAGGAGGCTTGGGACGCCCTCAAAACTTTGAGGTTGGGGTCCGAGCGTGTCCGCGAAGCAAGGGCGCCGACTCGCCGCTCCGAGTTCGAGAACCTCCGGTTCAAGGACAGCGAGAAGGTGGAGCAGTTCGCGATGCGGCTCACGGGCATCATGCACGAGCTGGAGGTCCTCGGAGATGGTGTCGGGGAGCACAAGGCCGTGTTGAAGTTCCTTCGTTGCGTGCCGAAGCGGTTCAAGCAGCTCACGTACTCCATTCAACAGCTTCTCGACCTCAAGAAACTGACGGTTGAGGAGCTGACAGGTCGCTTCTTGGCTGTGGAGGAGGAGCTCGatttggaggaggaggaaggtggGCAGCATGGTGGCACTCATCTTCTCCTCACCGGAGAGCAATGGATGGAGCGcatgaagaacaagaagaagaacaatggcagGGACAAGAAGAAGTTGCGATGCTTCAATTGCCAAGAACTTGGGCACTttgtgatgtag